From Paenibacillus polymyxa, the proteins below share one genomic window:
- a CDS encoding site-specific integrase: protein MNFVQPIRDSKKLEAIKQYLKKKNERDYILFLVGINTGLRISDILPLKVSSVKGSHIVITEKKTKKRKNIPIRKNLRKELDAYISGKLDSDYLFPSRNKKRRSEVVPISSSMAYKMLNGVARNFGLREIGTHSMRKTFGYYFYNETKDIALLMDLFNHTEQKVTLRYVGILQDTLDDVLKDFEL from the coding sequence GTGAACTTCGTTCAGCCGATCCGCGACTCTAAAAAGCTGGAGGCCATTAAGCAATATTTGAAAAAGAAAAATGAACGGGACTACATTTTGTTTTTGGTTGGAATCAACACAGGATTGAGGATTTCGGATATTTTACCCTTGAAGGTCAGCTCAGTCAAAGGAAGCCATATTGTAATTACTGAAAAGAAAACGAAGAAAAGAAAGAACATCCCCATTCGAAAAAACCTTCGCAAAGAGCTTGATGCATATATATCCGGGAAATTGGATAGCGATTATTTATTTCCGAGCAGGAACAAAAAGAGAAGATCCGAGGTTGTGCCGATCAGTAGCAGCATGGCTTACAAAATGTTAAATGGTGTAGCACGGAATTTTGGGTTAAGAGAAATCGGCACCCATTCCATGAGAAAGACTTTCGGATACTATTTTTACAACGAAACCAAGGACATAGCGTTACTAATGGATCTGTTCAATCACACTGAACAGAAGGTGACATTACGCTATGTAGGTATCCTTCAGGACACTTTAGACGATGTTTTGAAGGATTTTGAGTTGTAG
- a CDS encoding phage portal protein, with the protein MGVRQWIINWLAAGRPKNEPERQTESYPFPFGIMMSKGSNQPAPKRTPTNLRTLSESPIPRRAINVIKNGITKLNWSVAAIDENDTEKYREICKIIERSLLKPNPGDSFRSWIEQIVEDMLVCSAGSSEVLKAGDPLRPFRMYPVDSFSVDLYPDWDGKETSYRYAQRVRGQYVHLKSSDLMYIRMNPRTNTPFGLSPLETVWESVESFISAHRSAGKQASNTVIRKLINLGRGSDAKAIAAFRAYWENEVLGRGLNPIIGGENPSVLDLGATDDKALFLEWQRFLIEIVAIAFDISPKKLGQTKDVNRSTADSEDDDTNESIQSIAENIVEHINNHIIDGIFKMGGVIEFKFHYATSLKDQKLKADIDAIYLDRRTVTPDEVRDGLARKALPNKHGEVLLQPGNTAAIDLNKTQEEIQGEKDKLLSNLPEDDPPNNKVKTEKDESDTAEE; encoded by the coding sequence TTGGGTGTACGACAGTGGATAATTAACTGGTTAGCTGCGGGAAGGCCGAAGAACGAACCTGAACGACAGACGGAAAGTTATCCGTTCCCGTTTGGCATCATGATGAGCAAGGGTAGCAATCAACCGGCTCCAAAGCGAACGCCGACCAACTTGCGGACATTATCTGAATCACCGATACCGCGTAGGGCGATTAACGTGATTAAGAACGGGATCACAAAGCTAAACTGGTCCGTAGCGGCAATTGATGAAAATGACACTGAGAAGTATCGCGAGATATGCAAGATTATTGAACGATCATTGTTAAAGCCCAATCCTGGTGACTCATTCCGTTCATGGATTGAGCAAATAGTCGAGGATATGCTTGTATGTAGTGCGGGTTCATCGGAAGTATTGAAAGCTGGTGACCCTCTCAGGCCGTTTAGGATGTACCCTGTAGATTCTTTCTCTGTTGATTTGTATCCTGATTGGGATGGGAAAGAGACTTCATATCGCTATGCACAGCGGGTTCGCGGGCAATATGTTCATTTAAAGTCTTCTGACCTGATGTATATACGGATGAATCCGAGAACTAACACACCATTCGGACTTTCGCCGCTCGAAACGGTTTGGGAATCAGTTGAAAGCTTTATATCAGCGCACCGATCTGCTGGAAAACAAGCTTCAAATACTGTTATCAGGAAACTCATCAACCTTGGAAGGGGTTCTGACGCCAAAGCAATAGCTGCTTTCCGTGCATATTGGGAAAATGAAGTGTTGGGTCGTGGTCTTAACCCTATCATAGGAGGCGAGAATCCAAGTGTACTGGATTTGGGGGCTACGGATGATAAGGCGTTGTTTCTTGAATGGCAACGGTTCTTAATTGAGATTGTCGCTATTGCTTTTGATATATCTCCTAAGAAACTGGGGCAGACAAAAGATGTGAACCGAAGCACCGCAGACAGTGAAGACGATGACACGAATGAATCTATCCAGTCTATTGCTGAAAACATTGTGGAGCATATCAACAATCACATTATTGACGGGATCTTCAAGATGGGTGGGGTAATTGAGTTTAAGTTCCATTATGCTACTTCATTGAAGGACCAGAAATTAAAAGCCGATATTGATGCGATTTACCTTGACCGAAGAACTGTGACACCAGATGAAGTACGTGACGGTCTGGCACGTAAAGCATTGCCTAATAAACATGGCGAAGTATTATTACAACCAGGTAATACCGCAGCTATTGATTTGAATAAAACCCAGGAAGAAATACAAGGGGAGAAAGACAAGCTGTTAAGCAATCTTCCTGAAGATGATCCGCCAAACAATAAAGTCAAAACAGAAAAGGATGAATCTGACACCGCTGAAGAGTAG
- a CDS encoding PLAT/LH2 domain-containing protein: MPDSFIYKATVKTHPEYGAGTNEDVFLRLKGAREGNGDWFLSVRGVDNMEAKKDNPFTFHLRSDYFLGDIESIFIYVEENECDHDGPAWNLDYIEISFSDGGQEKVWRFDVYKWIGVQSRDPSVKMINYIEVDRQGKITEHTPDSFELNKFSKKSVENGSAVPNP; the protein is encoded by the coding sequence ATGCCAGATTCATTTATCTACAAAGCGACCGTAAAGACTCATCCTGAATATGGGGCAGGTACCAATGAGGATGTGTTTTTAAGATTAAAAGGTGCAAGAGAAGGGAATGGAGATTGGTTCTTGAGCGTAAGAGGTGTTGATAATATGGAGGCGAAAAAAGATAATCCTTTCACGTTTCATTTAAGATCGGATTATTTTTTGGGGGATATAGAGAGCATTTTTATTTATGTTGAAGAAAATGAGTGTGATCACGACGGTCCTGCATGGAACTTGGATTATATAGAAATTTCATTTTCTGATGGAGGCCAAGAGAAAGTTTGGAGGTTTGATGTGTATAAATGGATTGGGGTGCAGTCAAGAGATCCTTCTGTTAAGATGATAAATTATATTGAGGTGGACAGACAAGGAAAAATTACTGAACACACACCAGATAGCTTCGAGTTAAATAAATTCAGCAAGAAAAGTGTGGAGAATGGGAGTGCTGTTCCAAATCCGTAG
- the terS gene encoding phage terminase small subunit, which translates to MGKERSANRKKALKIWLDSGRSIKLKDIALKLGVSDSSIRKWKSLDKWDEVPEKRKRGGQTGNRNAKGNKGGAGGPLGNDKAVTHGLFRKFEPQDAEYLEILEIAQQMDPVDMIWHNITKGFQKMIWAQRIFFIKDKEDITKELKKEKPGEFGDELEWEIQFAWDKYASFIKAEAVVMREIRGAIKQFLAIVPENDERRLKLDQMQAQVKKTRMEIEELKNGEKDRPTEINVKRWSHVPDARS; encoded by the coding sequence ATGGGTAAAGAGAGAAGTGCAAACAGGAAGAAAGCGCTTAAAATATGGCTTGACAGTGGGCGTTCAATCAAGTTGAAAGATATCGCGCTTAAGTTGGGAGTCAGTGATTCCAGTATCAGAAAATGGAAGTCACTTGATAAATGGGATGAGGTTCCTGAAAAGCGTAAGCGCGGCGGTCAAACTGGAAATAGAAACGCTAAGGGGAATAAGGGTGGTGCTGGTGGACCTCTAGGAAATGACAAGGCAGTTACACATGGGCTATTTCGTAAATTCGAGCCGCAGGATGCTGAATATCTGGAAATACTAGAAATAGCGCAACAGATGGACCCTGTAGATATGATCTGGCACAACATAACTAAAGGGTTCCAAAAAATGATATGGGCACAGCGCATTTTCTTTATCAAAGACAAAGAAGATATAACGAAAGAGTTGAAAAAGGAAAAGCCGGGTGAGTTTGGAGACGAACTAGAGTGGGAAATCCAATTTGCTTGGGATAAATACGCGAGCTTTATCAAGGCTGAAGCTGTTGTTATGCGCGAGATCAGAGGGGCGATAAAGCAGTTCTTGGCGATTGTACCTGAAAATGATGAGCGCCGCCTAAAACTTGATCAAATGCAGGCGCAAGTTAAGAAGACTCGAATGGAAATTGAAGAATTGAAGAACGGCGAAAAGGATAGACCAACAGAAATTAACGTGAAGAGGTGGTCCCATGTCCCTGACGCTAGAAGTTGA
- a CDS encoding terminase large subunit domain-containing protein, with protein sequence MSLTLEVDPFEGWTPHAKQIEVMESEIRNNVLNCGRRGGKTNVGARKFFDNILADMERGKGLPYKPPKNIRKMKKPKPRLEYWCVSPTYAMSEIQQEELSDVLPEEMIESWDLSKNRVWLKGWVLIQFKSADNPKSLVGKGLDGVWLDEASKMKAETWSGYLSYALADKGGWSVWTTTPEGINWFAEDIVLRGQYVDAGLEEEQYMNDPEWRNFYWTSLDNPIPELQRNIQRMIETYPERYVDREIRAKFNVFHGQVYDEFKRATHVVDMRCLDQSIQLYEVTYPDGSVRDITFNRFIGGMDHGWNDPAVLLAIGCVGEDYYIVEESYVQHVNVLVVNDSGQIEDCLVKRYLEMHSRYHFDEIWADPSEPEYISTYRKYDLPIKEADNAIGPGIREVSTLYKIKDGTGRPNLYVNRDCKNEIKETENYKWKENRDGQHSEEAEDKNNHTQDSKRYAIYNDQKSEVGLAFG encoded by the coding sequence ATGTCCCTGACGCTAGAAGTTGATCCTTTTGAGGGTTGGACACCGCACGCAAAGCAGATTGAGGTTATGGAGAGCGAGATCCGTAATAATGTTCTAAATTGTGGTCGTCGTGGTGGTAAAACAAATGTAGGTGCTCGTAAATTTTTTGATAACATCCTGGCGGATATGGAACGTGGCAAGGGTTTACCTTACAAGCCTCCTAAGAATATCAGAAAGATGAAGAAACCGAAGCCGCGATTAGAATACTGGTGCGTTTCACCTACTTACGCTATGTCTGAAATCCAACAGGAAGAACTATCGGATGTACTGCCGGAAGAAATGATTGAGAGCTGGGATCTATCCAAAAACCGTGTATGGTTAAAGGGATGGGTCCTTATTCAATTTAAGTCAGCTGACAATCCGAAATCCTTGGTCGGTAAAGGTCTGGATGGTGTGTGGCTAGATGAAGCAAGCAAAATGAAAGCAGAAACATGGTCAGGTTATCTATCCTATGCCTTGGCGGATAAAGGTGGTTGGAGTGTTTGGACAACCACCCCGGAGGGGATCAACTGGTTTGCCGAGGATATTGTACTTAGAGGGCAATATGTTGATGCTGGACTTGAAGAAGAACAATACATGAACGATCCAGAATGGCGGAATTTTTACTGGACTTCACTCGATAATCCGATTCCAGAGCTTCAGAGGAACATACAGCGCATGATAGAAACATATCCTGAACGTTATGTAGATCGGGAGATTAGAGCAAAATTCAACGTCTTTCACGGACAAGTGTATGACGAATTCAAGCGGGCAACTCATGTTGTGGACATGCGCTGCTTAGACCAGAGCATTCAATTGTACGAGGTTACTTATCCAGACGGCAGTGTAAGGGATATAACATTTAATCGCTTTATAGGAGGCATGGATCATGGGTGGAATGATCCTGCTGTTCTGTTGGCAATAGGATGTGTCGGAGAAGATTATTACATCGTGGAGGAATCCTATGTGCAGCATGTCAATGTTCTGGTGGTGAATGATAGCGGACAAATAGAAGACTGCCTTGTAAAACGTTACTTGGAAATGCATAGTAGATATCATTTTGATGAAATTTGGGCCGATCCATCTGAACCGGAATATATCAGCACGTATAGAAAGTATGACCTACCGATAAAGGAAGCGGATAATGCAATTGGACCGGGTATCCGCGAGGTATCTACCCTTTACAAAATTAAAGATGGGACTGGTCGTCCTAACTTGTACGTGAACAGAGATTGTAAAAACGAAATCAAGGAAACCGAGAATTACAAGTGGAAAGAAAATCGTGATGGACAGCATTCGGAAGAAGCAGAGGACAAGAATAATCACACTCAAGATTCTAAACGGTACGCTATATACAATGACCAGAAAAGTGAAGTTGGGCTTGCTTTTGGATAA